A single genomic interval of Porphyromonas sp. oral taxon 275 harbors:
- the serS gene encoding serine--tRNA ligase, which yields MLTIKRIKEQTEDVLRLLQKKHFEARQYITEVLDLDELRRRTQQELDASLAQQNAIAKEIGALMKQGLKDQAEKIRAQVADLKQLSRQLEEKKNEAEARIREILLQIPNLPAEIVPEGATAEDNVCVKMGGHNPELPADAAPHWELAKTYDLIDFELGVKITGAGFPVYKGYGARLQRALINFFLDNAREAGFTEVQPPYVVNEDSGYGTGQLPDKEGQMYHVGVDNLYLIPTAEVPVTNIYRDVILDEKDLPVRNTAYSACFRREAGSYGKDVRGLNRLHQFDKVEIVCIDKPERSYERLDEMVAYVETLVTKLELPWRILRLSGGDMSFTSALTYDFEVFSAAQQRWLEVSSVSNFESYQANRLRLRYRDSEQGVQLAHTLNGSALALPRIVAALLENNQTPEGIRIPEALRPYTGFDLIPLPQK from the coding sequence ATGCTTACCATCAAGCGAATCAAGGAGCAGACGGAGGACGTCCTCCGCCTCCTACAGAAGAAGCACTTCGAGGCGCGCCAGTACATCACTGAGGTGCTCGACCTCGACGAGCTGCGCCGCCGCACCCAGCAGGAGCTCGACGCGAGCCTGGCGCAGCAGAATGCCATCGCCAAGGAGATCGGTGCCCTGATGAAGCAGGGACTGAAGGATCAGGCCGAGAAGATACGCGCCCAGGTCGCCGACCTCAAGCAGCTTAGCCGCCAGCTCGAGGAGAAGAAGAACGAGGCAGAGGCTCGTATCCGCGAGATCCTGCTGCAGATCCCCAATCTCCCCGCCGAGATCGTGCCCGAGGGCGCGACAGCCGAGGACAACGTCTGTGTCAAGATGGGCGGGCACAACCCTGAGCTCCCTGCCGACGCTGCTCCCCACTGGGAGCTCGCGAAGACCTACGACCTCATAGACTTCGAGCTCGGCGTCAAGATCACGGGTGCCGGCTTCCCCGTCTACAAGGGCTATGGGGCACGCCTGCAGCGCGCGCTCATCAACTTCTTCCTCGACAACGCACGCGAGGCAGGCTTCACCGAGGTGCAGCCCCCCTACGTCGTCAACGAGGACTCGGGCTACGGCACGGGCCAGCTCCCCGACAAGGAGGGGCAGATGTACCACGTCGGCGTGGACAACCTCTACCTCATCCCCACGGCTGAGGTACCCGTGACCAACATCTACCGCGACGTCATCCTGGACGAGAAGGACCTGCCCGTACGCAACACCGCCTACTCGGCTTGCTTCCGTCGCGAGGCTGGCTCGTACGGCAAGGACGTGCGCGGACTGAACCGTCTGCACCAGTTCGACAAGGTCGAGATCGTCTGCATCGACAAGCCCGAGCGTAGCTACGAGCGTCTGGACGAGATGGTCGCCTACGTGGAGACCCTCGTGACGAAGCTGGAGTTGCCCTGGCGTATCCTGCGTCTCAGCGGCGGTGACATGAGCTTCACCAGTGCGCTGACCTACGACTTCGAGGTCTTCTCCGCCGCGCAGCAGCGCTGGCTGGAGGTCAGCTCGGTGTCCAACTTCGAGAGCTATCAGGCCAACCGCCTGCGCCTGCGCTACCGCGATAGCGAGCAGGGCGTACAGCTCGCACACACGCTCAACGGGAGTGCCCTCGCCCTCCCCCGCATCGTGGCCGCCCTCCTCGAGAACAACCAGACGCCCGAGGGCATCCGCATCCCCGAGGCGCTGAGACCCTACACGGGCTTCGATCTCATCCCGCTGCCCCAGAAGTAG
- the rpmA gene encoding 50S ribosomal protein L27 — protein MAHKKGVGSSKNGRESESKRLGVKLFGGQHAKAGNIIVRQRGTQHHPGAGVGIGKDHTLYALVDGTVVFTRKKNDRSYVSIQAEA, from the coding sequence ATGGCACATAAAAAAGGTGTAGGTAGCTCCAAGAACGGACGCGAATCAGAAAGCAAGCGACTTGGTGTAAAGCTCTTCGGTGGTCAGCATGCCAAGGCTGGTAACATCATCGTGCGCCAGCGCGGCACGCAGCATCACCCTGGCGCAGGCGTGGGTATCGGTAAGGACCACACGCTCTACGCCCTCGTAGATGGTACGGTCGTCTTCACGCGCAAGAAGAACGATCGCTCCTACGTCTCGATCCAGGCAGAAGCCTAA
- the rplU gene encoding 50S ribosomal protein L21: MYVIVDIQGQQFNLQEGRRLFIHHVKGAEAGATVEFDKVLLIEKDGQFTVGTPTVAGAKVVCEVLTPLVKGDKVLVFHKKRRKGYRKLNGHRQQFSEVVVKEIVG, encoded by the coding sequence ATGTACGTCATCGTAGACATCCAGGGACAGCAGTTCAACCTCCAGGAAGGCCGTCGCCTGTTCATCCATCACGTCAAGGGCGCCGAGGCTGGTGCTACCGTAGAGTTCGACAAGGTCCTGCTCATTGAGAAGGACGGTCAGTTCACCGTAGGCACGCCTACCGTAGCCGGTGCTAAGGTCGTGTGCGAAGTACTGACGCCGCTCGTCAAGGGCGACAAGGTGCTCGTCTTCCACAAGAAGCGTCGCAAGGGCTATCGCAAGCTCAATGGCCACCGCCAGCAGTTCAGCGAGGTCGTCGTGAAGGAAATCGTAGGCTAG
- a CDS encoding DNA gyrase/topoisomerase IV subunit A translates to MTAQHDEEIGEELQPTEELLDPETPQGTESPGLRPELSSLTRMYQTWFLDYASYVILERAVPHIDDGLKPVQRRLLHSMKEMDRGKLIKVANIVGETMKYHPHGDASIKDALVQLGQKGFLIDTQGNWGNILTGDSAAAGRYIEAKLSAFALEAAFSDRVTEWKKSYDGTTDEPVALPVKFPLLLAQGAEGIAVGLSSKILSHNFTELAEAACAYLRGESFTLYPDFATGGLIDVSRYNDGERGGSLRSRAKIDKIDAKTLSITELPAGKTTTSLIESILKAVEKGKIRIRRVDDMTAAGTDIRLSLAAGVSSDKAIDALYAFTDCEVSISPNCCVISDEKPLFTSVSQLLRYSVDRTKQLFTEELQILLGERQEQYLAASLERIFIEERIYKDREFEDAESEALALAHVARRLEPFAEQLLRPITEADLKRLLEIRMARILRFNLPRHEAAMLQLEEEIDRLKYDLGHMTEYTIRWYEHLIARYGAAYPRRTRITSFSTIEAAKVAELDAKLYINREEGFVGTALKDGEFVCNCSTMDELIIFFRSGRYSVFKVEDKKFYGHEEVIHVARYQRGDERTIYNVVYRDGKAGAVYAKRFNVLSVIRDRSYDLSRGKEGSRILYFSANANGEAEKVSIKLKIRNARQRLFQFEKDFSELPIKSRSSVGFLVTKAEVHSVTLLSKGYSTLGGRDVWFDRDVLRLNYNGQGEYLGSFHAHDRILIILDSGECYTTDFSDSIHIEENLMRIEKHRPQKIWTAVYYDAEQRLQYIKRFSIEPEAKREQIVGEDTRNKLLLLTDTYYPILEYGRKEKGGELKLTTLEVEDFALVKSIRARGKRLAPQLVEELRELEPLKPSPSFDDEPEEGSADEADAPSEEAELFAETDFTPSPKPSDED, encoded by the coding sequence ATGACAGCACAGCACGACGAAGAGATCGGGGAGGAGCTACAGCCCACAGAGGAGCTCCTTGACCCCGAGACGCCCCAGGGCACCGAGAGCCCCGGCCTACGCCCCGAGCTCAGCAGCCTGACGCGGATGTACCAGACGTGGTTCCTCGACTACGCCTCCTACGTCATCCTCGAGCGTGCCGTACCCCATATAGATGATGGACTGAAGCCCGTACAGCGCCGCCTGCTGCACAGCATGAAGGAGATGGATCGGGGCAAGCTCATCAAGGTCGCCAACATCGTCGGCGAGACGATGAAGTACCATCCGCACGGGGACGCCTCCATCAAGGACGCCCTCGTGCAGCTCGGTCAGAAGGGCTTCCTCATCGACACGCAGGGCAACTGGGGGAACATCCTCACAGGGGACTCCGCCGCCGCTGGCCGATACATCGAGGCCAAGCTCAGCGCCTTCGCCCTCGAGGCCGCCTTTAGCGACCGCGTGACCGAGTGGAAGAAGAGCTACGACGGCACGACGGACGAACCCGTGGCACTGCCCGTCAAGTTCCCCCTCCTCCTAGCCCAGGGCGCCGAGGGGATCGCTGTCGGACTCTCGTCCAAGATCCTCTCGCACAACTTCACCGAGCTCGCGGAGGCCGCCTGCGCCTATCTGCGGGGCGAGTCCTTCACGCTCTATCCCGACTTCGCGACGGGGGGGTTGATCGACGTCTCGCGCTACAACGACGGCGAGCGTGGCGGCAGTCTGCGCTCCCGTGCCAAGATCGACAAGATCGACGCCAAGACGCTCAGCATCACGGAACTGCCCGCGGGCAAGACGACGACCTCCCTCATCGAGTCCATCCTCAAGGCCGTAGAGAAGGGCAAGATACGTATCCGCCGCGTCGACGACATGACGGCCGCCGGCACCGACATACGCCTCAGCCTAGCGGCGGGGGTCTCCTCGGACAAGGCCATCGACGCGCTCTACGCCTTCACCGACTGCGAGGTCAGCATCAGCCCCAACTGCTGCGTCATCTCCGACGAGAAGCCGCTCTTCACCAGCGTCAGCCAGCTGCTACGCTACAGCGTGGATAGGACGAAGCAGCTCTTCACCGAGGAGCTGCAGATCCTGCTGGGCGAGCGTCAGGAGCAGTACCTGGCCGCTTCGCTGGAGCGGATTTTCATCGAGGAGCGTATCTATAAGGATAGGGAATTCGAAGACGCGGAGAGTGAGGCACTGGCGCTGGCGCATGTGGCGCGGCGCCTGGAGCCCTTCGCCGAGCAGCTACTGCGCCCTATCACGGAGGCCGACCTCAAGCGTCTTCTAGAGATCCGCATGGCACGTATCCTGCGCTTCAACCTCCCCCGCCACGAGGCTGCGATGCTGCAGCTCGAGGAGGAGATCGACCGCCTGAAGTACGACCTGGGGCACATGACCGAGTACACCATACGCTGGTATGAGCACCTCATCGCCCGCTACGGAGCGGCCTACCCCCGTAGGACGCGCATCACGAGCTTCTCCACGATCGAGGCGGCGAAGGTAGCCGAGCTGGACGCCAAGCTGTACATCAACCGCGAGGAGGGCTTCGTCGGGACGGCGCTGAAGGATGGGGAGTTCGTCTGCAACTGCTCTACGATGGATGAACTGATCATCTTCTTCCGCTCGGGGCGCTACAGCGTCTTCAAGGTCGAGGACAAGAAGTTCTACGGGCACGAGGAGGTCATCCACGTGGCGCGCTACCAGCGTGGGGACGAGCGTACTATATATAATGTAGTGTATCGCGACGGCAAGGCGGGGGCGGTGTACGCCAAGCGCTTCAACGTCCTCTCTGTGATCCGTGACCGCAGCTATGACCTTAGCCGCGGCAAGGAGGGCTCCCGTATCCTGTACTTCTCAGCCAATGCCAATGGCGAGGCGGAGAAGGTATCCATCAAGCTCAAGATACGCAACGCACGGCAGCGCCTCTTCCAGTTCGAGAAGGACTTCTCCGAGCTGCCGATCAAGAGCCGCAGCTCTGTGGGCTTCCTCGTCACCAAGGCCGAGGTGCACTCGGTGACGCTGCTCAGCAAGGGCTACTCGACACTCGGGGGGCGCGACGTGTGGTTCGACCGCGACGTCCTGCGCCTCAACTACAATGGTCAGGGCGAGTACCTGGGCTCCTTCCACGCCCACGACCGCATCCTCATCATCCTCGACTCAGGGGAATGCTACACGACGGACTTCAGCGACAGCATCCATATCGAGGAGAACCTCATGCGCATCGAGAAGCACCGCCCACAGAAGATCTGGACGGCCGTCTACTACGACGCCGAGCAGCGCCTGCAGTACATCAAGCGCTTCAGCATCGAGCCCGAGGCCAAGCGCGAGCAGATCGTCGGCGAGGACACGCGCAATAAGCTGCTGCTGCTGACCGACACCTACTACCCTATCCTCGAGTACGGGCGCAAGGAGAAGGGAGGCGAGCTGAAGCTGACCACCCTCGAGGTCGAGGACTTCGCCCTCGTGAAGAGCATTCGCGCTCGAGGCAAGCGGCTAGCGCCGCAGCTCGTGGAGGAGCTGCGCGAACTGGAGCCCCTCAAGCCCTCCCCCAGCTTCGACGACGAGCCCGAGGAGGGCAGCGCGGACGAAGCGGACGCTCCGAGTGAGGAGGCGGAGCTCTTTGCCGAGACCGACTTCACCCCTAGCCCTAAGCCCAGCGATGAGGACTAA
- a CDS encoding S41 family peptidase, whose protein sequence is MPLHHRRSRLLGVLVTAFLLISGLGSCSTEEDFTSDSFRNFDVLWETLDRNYCYFDLKLPKDSSWADMRLKWRSQLRAQMSSDSLFLVLTGLISELKDGHVNLITPFDQGRYWRWKSDYPAGSNSSLIEDYLGQDYRIAGALSYTWLKHHDHGQDSIGYIRVSSFAQGLSEGNINAALSRLSGCRALIIDIRDNGGGQVTNSDLLASHFIDAERVVGYMSHKHGPGHDDFAPRVELRLRPVDRGVRWLRPVVLLVDRGVYSAANDFTLRMSRLPLVTIMGQPTGGGGGLPMSSELPNGWSVRYSASRTYDAEGGDIEQGIKPDLTLSFEREAAIRGYDTMIEGAVSYLKERFEHLRRTRRWSKFPR, encoded by the coding sequence ATGCCGCTACACCACAGACGATCCCGCCTCCTCGGAGTCCTCGTGACGGCCTTTCTCCTCATCTCGGGGCTGGGCTCCTGCTCCACCGAGGAGGACTTCACCAGCGATAGCTTCCGCAACTTCGACGTCCTCTGGGAGACGCTCGACCGCAACTACTGCTACTTCGACCTCAAGCTCCCCAAGGACTCCAGCTGGGCTGACATGCGGCTGAAGTGGCGCAGCCAGCTCCGCGCCCAGATGTCCAGCGACTCGCTCTTCCTCGTCCTGACGGGGCTGATCTCCGAGCTCAAGGACGGGCACGTCAACCTCATCACGCCCTTCGACCAAGGTCGCTACTGGCGCTGGAAGAGCGACTACCCCGCTGGGAGCAATAGCAGCCTCATCGAGGACTACCTCGGGCAGGACTACCGCATCGCTGGGGCGCTGAGCTACACCTGGCTCAAGCACCACGATCACGGGCAGGACAGCATAGGCTACATCCGCGTCTCGAGCTTCGCCCAGGGCCTCAGCGAGGGCAATATCAATGCCGCCCTGAGCCGCCTCAGCGGCTGCCGTGCGCTGATCATCGACATACGGGATAATGGCGGCGGACAGGTAACGAACTCTGACCTACTGGCCAGTCACTTCATCGACGCCGAGCGCGTGGTCGGCTATATGAGCCACAAGCACGGCCCCGGGCACGACGACTTCGCCCCGCGCGTAGAGCTGCGGCTACGCCCCGTAGATCGGGGCGTGCGCTGGCTGCGCCCCGTGGTGCTGCTCGTCGACCGCGGGGTCTACAGCGCCGCCAATGACTTCACGCTCAGGATGAGCAGGCTGCCGCTGGTGACCATCATGGGGCAGCCTACGGGCGGCGGCGGTGGGCTGCCGATGAGTAGCGAGCTGCCCAACGGCTGGTCGGTACGCTACTCCGCCAGCCGCACCTACGACGCCGAGGGAGGCGACATAGAGCAGGGGATCAAGCCTGACCTCACGCTCAGCTTCGAGCGCGAGGCTGCTATCCGCGGCTACGACACGATGATCGAGGGCGCGGTGAGCTACCTGAAGGAGCGCTTCGAGCACCTACGCCGCACGCGCCGCTGGTCTAAGTTCCCCCGCTAG
- a CDS encoding MATE family efflux transporter — MKQHAPESLYRQILRLTYPNILSNITVPLLMISDIAMAGRMAGGESIAAVTVGAAVTSFVVGQWSLLRMGTTGFTAQARGAGDVAALGRGLASGSLIALVVGLILALASPLYVAPVASLFEQEGGALSLAAEDYLGYAFLGLPAALLLYVFNGWLVGMQQMKLVMSVSIASNVLNITYSYLLAFPLGLGVGGLALGTVLAQYSALVLLALGGWRREREVLRRLRLSDAWHPETILRYFHVGKHLMLRTLLLQSVMLSFVYIGGRMGSVTLAANGLLMQLFSLFSYFMDGLAYAAEALVGEAVGARDKRRLGEVIPAVVRLGAGVALYFALLYALIPEPLLALLTDKADVLARAAEERLWIAVVPLASFLAFLGDGIMVGATRSIDMSRAVLVGLVGYVLLYAATASWLGADALWLAFVSYLALRSGWVLRAARRLYA; from the coding sequence ATGAAGCAGCACGCACCCGAGAGCCTCTACCGACAGATCCTCAGGCTCACCTATCCCAATATCCTCTCCAATATCACGGTGCCGCTGCTGATGATCAGCGACATCGCTATGGCTGGCCGTATGGCTGGCGGGGAGAGCATCGCTGCCGTCACGGTAGGGGCGGCGGTCACCTCCTTCGTCGTCGGGCAGTGGAGCCTACTGCGTATGGGCACGACGGGCTTCACGGCGCAGGCACGTGGGGCGGGCGACGTCGCCGCCCTCGGTCGGGGGCTGGCCTCGGGGAGCCTTATCGCGCTCGTGGTGGGCCTCATACTGGCGCTGGCGAGCCCGCTGTATGTCGCACCCGTGGCCTCGCTCTTCGAGCAGGAGGGTGGGGCACTGAGCCTCGCCGCCGAGGACTACCTCGGCTATGCCTTCCTCGGGCTGCCCGCGGCACTGCTGCTCTATGTCTTCAATGGCTGGCTGGTGGGGATGCAGCAGATGAAGCTCGTCATGAGCGTCAGCATCGCCAGCAATGTGCTCAACATCACTTACAGTTACCTCCTAGCCTTCCCCCTCGGCCTTGGCGTCGGGGGACTGGCCCTCGGGACGGTGCTGGCGCAGTACAGCGCCCTCGTGCTGCTGGCCCTCGGAGGCTGGCGCCGCGAGCGGGAGGTGCTCCGTAGGCTACGCCTCAGCGATGCCTGGCACCCCGAGACCATCCTGCGCTACTTCCACGTGGGCAAGCATCTGATGCTGCGCACGCTGCTCCTACAGTCGGTGATGCTGAGCTTCGTCTATATCGGGGGACGTATGGGGAGCGTGACGCTGGCGGCCAATGGCCTCCTGATGCAGCTCTTCAGCCTCTTCTCCTACTTCATGGACGGCCTAGCCTACGCCGCGGAGGCGCTGGTGGGTGAGGCCGTCGGGGCGCGGGATAAGCGCCGCCTCGGGGAGGTCATCCCTGCGGTCGTGCGCCTCGGCGCTGGCGTGGCGCTCTACTTCGCCCTCCTCTATGCCCTCATCCCTGAGCCACTACTGGCGCTGCTGACGGACAAGGCTGATGTGCTGGCGCGCGCTGCCGAGGAGCGCCTGTGGATCGCCGTGGTGCCGCTCGCGTCCTTCCTCGCCTTCCTCGGCGATGGGATCATGGTCGGCGCCACGCGCAGCATCGACATGAGCCGCGCCGTGCTGGTGGGCCTGGTGGGCTACGTGCTGCTCTATGCCGCGACAGCCAGCTGGCTGGGGGCGGATGCGCTGTGGCTGGCCTTCGTCAGCTATCTGGCGCTGCGTAGCGGCTGGGTGCTGCGTGCGGCGCGTAGGCTCTACGCTTAG
- a CDS encoding potassium/proton antiporter: MTLDLFSFEFFLLMGSLLILAGILAGKVGTRFGVPALLLFLLTGMVFGSSGLGIQYNDAGRMQDLGILALTVILFTGGLETKLTDIRPVLGPGIMLSTLGVLLTTFCLGGFFYGMDLLGWAPVHLSFPIALLLAATMSSTDSASVFALLRSRKMHLKENLRPILELESGSNDPMAYMLTIALIQYITGGGEGAWTDILKTFLLQFGVGSLLGYVLGKLTGWFLNKVNIGNESLYPILLLCLVFLTFSVTSLLQGNGYLAVYIMGVLVGNRKIVHRKSISTFFDGITWLLQITLFISLGLFVNASELLPITGFALLSGIFMILFARPLAVHLCLLFFPHISMNGRHFLAWVGLRGAVPIIFATYPLMSQVEGAETLFNIVFFITLLSLLIQGTTLPLVARWLKLDEEVKEEVSLFGVKIPKHTGARMEERHVDAPMLAGGSLLMELDLREEELVILVRRGDRYMVPKGKLELAVGDILLIVSEHHLSR, from the coding sequence ATGACATTGGACCTCTTCTCCTTTGAGTTTTTCCTCCTCATGGGCTCGCTGCTCATCCTGGCAGGGATCCTGGCGGGCAAGGTGGGGACGCGCTTCGGCGTGCCTGCCCTCTTGCTCTTCCTCCTGACGGGTATGGTCTTCGGCAGCTCGGGGCTGGGCATTCAGTATAATGATGCAGGGCGTATGCAGGACCTCGGGATCCTCGCTCTGACGGTCATCCTCTTCACGGGGGGACTGGAGACGAAGCTCACCGACATACGCCCTGTCCTCGGCCCAGGGATCATGCTCTCGACGCTGGGGGTGCTGCTGACGACCTTCTGCCTTGGGGGCTTCTTCTACGGAATGGACCTGCTGGGCTGGGCGCCCGTACACCTCTCCTTCCCCATCGCCCTGCTGCTGGCGGCGACGATGTCCAGCACGGACTCAGCCTCGGTCTTTGCGCTGCTGCGCTCGCGCAAAATGCACCTCAAGGAGAACCTACGCCCCATCCTCGAGCTCGAGAGTGGGAGTAATGACCCCATGGCCTACATGCTCACCATCGCACTGATCCAGTACATCACGGGCGGAGGCGAAGGGGCGTGGACGGATATCCTGAAGACCTTCCTCCTACAGTTCGGCGTGGGGAGCCTGCTGGGCTATGTGCTGGGGAAGCTGACGGGCTGGTTCCTCAACAAGGTGAACATCGGCAACGAGTCGCTCTATCCCATCCTGCTGCTCTGCCTGGTCTTCCTCACCTTCTCGGTGACGAGCCTGCTGCAGGGCAATGGTTACCTAGCTGTCTACATCATGGGCGTACTGGTGGGGAATAGGAAGATCGTGCACCGCAAGAGTATCTCCACCTTCTTCGACGGCATTACCTGGCTGCTGCAGATCACGCTCTTCATCAGCCTCGGGCTCTTCGTCAACGCCAGCGAACTGCTGCCCATCACGGGCTTTGCGCTCCTCTCAGGGATCTTCATGATCCTCTTCGCGCGTCCGCTGGCCGTGCACCTTTGCCTGCTCTTCTTCCCCCACATCTCGATGAACGGGCGCCACTTCCTCGCCTGGGTAGGCCTGCGTGGCGCCGTGCCCATCATCTTCGCCACCTATCCGCTGATGAGCCAGGTCGAGGGGGCAGAGACGCTCTTCAATATCGTCTTCTTCATCACCCTGCTCTCGCTGCTGATCCAGGGGACGACGCTGCCGCTGGTGGCGCGCTGGCTCAAGCTCGATGAGGAGGTCAAGGAGGAGGTAAGCCTCTTCGGCGTCAAGATCCCCAAGCATACGGGCGCCCGCATGGAGGAGCGTCATGTCGATGCACCCATGCTGGCGGGCGGCAGCCTCCTGATGGAGCTCGACCTCAGGGAGGAGGAGCTCGTCATCCTCGTGCGCCGTGGCGATCGCTATATGGTGCCTAAGGGCAAGCTGGAGCTCGCCGTGGGCGACATCCTCCTCATCGTCTCCGAGCACCACCTCTCCCGATGA
- the hemB gene encoding porphobilinogen synthase — protein MYPTTRLRRMRMTPQLRSLVRETTLSPSDFIAPLFVVHGTGIREEISTMPGQYRLSVDELVKECTELYRLGVLSVMLFGIPEHKDETGSEAYSDHGIVQQGIRALKAALPELVVIADICMCEYTDHGHCGILHEHYTVDNDATLPYLCRQALSFARAGVDMVAPSDMMDGRIAAMREALDREGYEQLPIMSYAAKFSSAFYGPFRDAADSAPAFGDRRSYQMDPANIREAMREIESDIAEGADIVMVKPAMPYLDVIRWARDRYDLPLAAYQVSGEYAMIQAAGMNGWIDRERIMMESLLSIKRAGADLILTYFAREAAALLREAKY, from the coding sequence ATGTACCCTACGACACGTCTACGCCGTATGCGTATGACCCCTCAGCTGCGTAGCCTCGTCCGTGAGACGACGCTCAGCCCCTCCGACTTCATCGCCCCCCTCTTCGTCGTGCACGGCACGGGCATCCGTGAGGAGATCTCCACCATGCCTGGACAGTACCGCCTCTCGGTGGACGAACTGGTGAAGGAGTGTACGGAGCTCTACCGCCTCGGTGTCCTCTCCGTCATGCTCTTCGGCATCCCTGAGCACAAGGACGAGACGGGTAGCGAAGCCTACAGCGACCACGGCATCGTCCAGCAGGGCATCCGTGCGCTGAAGGCCGCCCTGCCTGAGCTCGTCGTCATCGCCGATATCTGCATGTGCGAGTACACCGACCACGGGCACTGCGGCATCCTGCACGAGCACTACACGGTGGACAACGATGCCACGCTACCCTACCTCTGCCGTCAGGCCCTCTCCTTCGCCCGCGCTGGGGTGGACATGGTCGCCCCCTCGGATATGATGGACGGGCGTATCGCCGCCATGCGTGAGGCCCTCGACCGCGAGGGCTACGAGCAGCTGCCCATCATGTCCTACGCAGCGAAGTTCAGCTCCGCCTTCTACGGCCCCTTCCGTGACGCTGCTGACTCCGCCCCTGCCTTCGGTGACCGACGCAGCTACCAGATGGACCCCGCCAATATCCGTGAGGCCATGCGCGAGATCGAGAGCGATATCGCCGAGGGGGCGGATATCGTCATGGTCAAGCCCGCCATGCCCTACCTCGACGTCATCCGCTGGGCGCGCGATCGCTACGACCTGCCGCTGGCAGCCTATCAGGTGAGCGGTGAGTACGCCATGATCCAGGCTGCGGGGATGAACGGCTGGATCGATCGCGAGCGCATCATGATGGAGAGCCTGCTGTCGATCAAGCGTGCGGGCGCCGACCTCATCCTCACTTACTTCGCCCGCGAGGCAGCCGCGCTGCTGCGTGAGGCTAAGTACTAG
- a CDS encoding helix-hairpin-helix domain-containing protein → MRQGDHPIGKAERIVLMLLVIVLSSALALYAWTQYRSPSPGAVAALAPSPSSDSTTASAPTPELRKGVYSAPERRDSAQRLVTSPDYVGPPSGTERTVAKYQHYVSLDLNAVDSLTLLRVPGIGPAFAHRILSLRSRLGGYYTVLQLQEVYGMDADRFVQLRPWFAVRTPPRQHPLSALRADSLPWHPYLNRAQLQGLRLGVLREGRRLSWRHLRQSPAFSREDSIRLAPYFPDSLHSAH, encoded by the coding sequence ATGCGACAGGGCGACCATCCCATAGGTAAGGCAGAGCGTATCGTCCTCATGCTGCTGGTCATCGTCCTAAGCTCGGCCCTCGCGCTTTACGCCTGGACGCAGTACCGCAGCCCTAGCCCAGGGGCGGTCGCAGCGCTCGCCCCCTCCCCCTCAAGCGATAGCACTACAGCCTCCGCGCCCACTCCCGAGCTGCGGAAGGGGGTATACTCGGCGCCCGAGCGGAGGGACTCCGCCCAGCGCCTGGTGACGAGCCCCGACTATGTGGGCCCGCCCTCGGGGACGGAGCGCACCGTAGCTAAGTATCAGCACTACGTCTCGCTGGACCTCAACGCCGTGGACTCGCTGACGCTGCTGCGCGTCCCAGGCATAGGCCCAGCCTTCGCCCACCGCATCCTCTCCCTTCGTAGCCGCCTCGGGGGCTACTATACGGTGCTGCAGCTGCAGGAGGTCTATGGGATGGATGCCGACCGCTTCGTCCAGCTGCGGCCATGGTTCGCCGTCCGTACGCCGCCGCGCCAGCATCCGCTCTCCGCGCTGCGAGCCGACTCGCTGCCTTGGCATCCCTACCTCAACCGCGCGCAGCTGCAGGGCCTGCGCCTCGGGGTGCTGCGAGAGGGGCGTCGCCTCAGCTGGCGTCACCTGCGTCAGAGCCCTGCCTTCAGTCGCGAGGATAGTATCCGCCTGGCGCCTTACTTCCCCGACAGCCTTCACTCAGCACATTGA
- a CDS encoding ABC transporter ATP-binding protein, with translation MLLQATNIHKHFGSLEVLKGVDLSVEAGEIISIVGASGAGKTTLLQILGTLEQAEPGASLRIEGEEVAQLSERRLAELRCRSLGFIFQSHQLLPEFTALENVMIPALLLGRSRSEAKARALELLSRLGLAERAGHKPSELSGGESQRIAVARALVNEPAVIFADEPSGSLDTANKESLHQLFFDLRAQLGQTFVIVTHDSEFAARADRMIVLRDGRIEQELRRDSL, from the coding sequence ATGCTCCTACAGGCAACTAACATACACAAGCACTTCGGCTCGCTCGAGGTGCTCAAGGGCGTTGACCTCAGCGTCGAGGCGGGCGAGATCATCTCCATCGTCGGCGCTAGTGGCGCGGGCAAGACGACCCTACTGCAGATCCTCGGGACGCTGGAGCAGGCCGAGCCCGGGGCCTCGCTGCGTATCGAGGGCGAGGAGGTCGCCCAGCTCAGCGAGCGCCGACTGGCCGAGCTCCGCTGCCGTAGCCTCGGCTTCATCTTCCAGTCGCATCAGCTGCTGCCTGAGTTCACCGCCCTGGAGAACGTCATGATCCCCGCGCTACTGCTGGGGCGCTCGCGCTCTGAGGCCAAGGCGCGTGCCCTCGAGCTGCTCAGCCGTCTCGGCCTCGCCGAGCGGGCGGGGCATAAGCCCAGCGAACTCTCGGGCGGCGAGAGCCAGCGTATCGCCGTAGCACGTGCGCTGGTCAATGAGCCCGCCGTCATCTTCGCCGATGAGCCCTCGGGCAGCCTCGACACGGCCAATAAGGAGAGCCTACACCAGCTCTTCTTCGACCTGCGTGCCCAGCTGGGGCAGACCTTCGTCATCGTCACCCACGACTCCGAGTTCGCCGCGCGTGCCGACCGCATGATCGTCCTTCGGGATGGACGCATCGAGCAGGAGCTGCGCCGCGATAGCCTATAG